From the genome of Homalodisca vitripennis isolate AUS2020 chromosome 8, UT_GWSS_2.1, whole genome shotgun sequence, one region includes:
- the LOC124368235 gene encoding uncharacterized protein LOC124368235, whose amino-acid sequence MEYSVHPAVAPGNNFASHLYRVKVHYIDNSFEKHHMSLIVKVPSTKGFLGEFLEVMDLLGKERKIYDIILPNFKETLRKELGPKSLYCPLRKGLLLQDLKEEGYKMCYKWTRLDFHHCELVVKTIAKYHAASVLCYNNDTKLVESVCEEVVYPDGGPYENELKVWVESALENIAKKLNIINDCKLYADFISGKIYQMWVSAKSMCKRKQTGLNVLNHRDLWGNNVMFKYNNFNEVEDVKFIDFPIARFTSPVLDLMYFLWMSASERVLRDRQEELYNIYLLNLNYNLQQLGCVERMTREELFQDLRLLSDWALLSICLFIPKVMSEPEDYNMEDEVGKTKECFQKLLNGKSFTELLPVLVKLFVDWTQRLKEFV is encoded by the coding sequence ATGGAGTACTCAGTACATCCTGCTGTGGCTCCGGGAAATAACTTCGCTAGCCATCTATACAGAGTCAAAGTACACTACATCGATAACAGTTTTGAGAAACACCACATGTCACTAATCGTAAAAGTTCCTAGTACAAAAGGATTTCTGGGTGAATTCTTGGAAGTTATGGATCTTTTAgggaaagaaagaaaaatctatgATATAATCCTGCCAAATTTCAAAGAGACTTTACGAAAAGAGTTGGGGCCAAAATCCTTGTATTGTCCTCTAAGAAAGGGTTTATTATTGCAGGACTTAAAAGAAGAAGGCTACAAAATGTGCTATAAGTGGACAAGGCTTGACTTTCATCACTGTGAGTTGGTTGTAAAGACAATCGCTAAATACCACGCGGCTTCAGTATTATGTTACAACAATGACACAAAACTTGTAGAGTCTGTTTGTGAAGAAGTTGTGTATCCTGATGGAGGTCCTTATGAAAATGAGCTTAAGGTGTGGGTTGAATCCGCCTTGGAAAATATCGCAAAGAAGCTGAACATAATTAATGACTGCAAGTTATACGCGGATTTTATTTCGGGTAAAATATACCAAATGTGGGTTTCTGCAAAGAGTATGTGCAAAAGAAAACAAACTGGTTTAAATGTTCTTAACCATAGGGATTTGTGGGGCAACAATGTAATGTTtaagtataacaattttaatgaagTTGAAGATGTGAAATTTATAGATTTTCCCATTGCAAGATTCACATCTCCTGTACTTGATCTGATGTATTTCTTATGGATGAGTGCCAGTGAACGTGTTCTAAGGGACCGGCAAGAGGAGCTTTACAACATTTACTTACTGAACTTGAACTACAATCTACAACAGTTAGGCTGTGTAGAGAGGATGACCAGAGAAGAGTTGTTCCAGGATCTCCGCTTACTTTCTGACTGGGCGCTTCTGTCAATTTGTCTATTCATACCGAAAGTCATGTCTGAGCCAGAAGATTACAACATGGAGGACGAGGTTGGAAAGACTAAGGAGTGCTTTCAAAAACTGCTGAATGGCAAGAGTTTCACAGAACTGCTGCCTGTTCTAGTTAAGTTATTCGTAGATTGGACACAAAGACTTAAAgagtttgtttga